One Acetobacterium sp. KB-1 DNA segment encodes these proteins:
- a CDS encoding NAD(P)/FAD-dependent oxidoreductase, producing the protein MKKLEYDLVIIGGGPAGLAAALEAKRNGVPKILICERAPYLGGILNQCIHNGFGLQYFKEELTGPEYASRFIEELENSDIDVKLGTMVMEIMVDKKVIAVNREDGMFQIDTKALILAMGCRERTRGAITIPGSRPAGIMTAGTAQSYVNLEGYLPGKEVVILGSGDIGLIMARRLTLEGVNVKGVIELMPYSTGLIRNKVQCLDDFDIPLLLSHSITEVHGNERLEGVTIAEVDKSFKPIEGTEQYVSCDTLLLSVGLIPENELSNNLGCEMDKVTRGPVVNEKRITNIPWVFACGNVLHVHDLVDNVTEEAEIAGKAAAAFINNKKNEVEKEVIITHDNNIGYVVPQHIDALNNQEQTIKFFLRVRNSDEDVRLIVKDNFNKTLLNLKKTIVEPGTMVTFNLPREFVTKDTSSIDISISKEQAQ; encoded by the coding sequence ATGAAAAAATTAGAGTATGATTTAGTCATTATTGGCGGCGGACCGGCAGGGCTTGCCGCAGCATTGGAAGCGAAACGAAACGGTGTCCCGAAAATCCTGATTTGCGAAAGAGCACCATATCTGGGCGGCATTTTAAATCAATGTATACATAACGGATTTGGCCTGCAATATTTTAAAGAAGAATTGACGGGGCCTGAATATGCCAGTCGCTTTATTGAAGAATTGGAAAATTCTGACATTGATGTAAAACTGGGCACCATGGTAATGGAAATAATGGTAGATAAAAAAGTGATTGCTGTTAATCGTGAGGATGGGATGTTTCAGATCGATACGAAAGCATTGATTCTGGCAATGGGATGCCGAGAAAGAACACGTGGCGCGATTACCATACCTGGCAGCCGTCCGGCCGGGATTATGACAGCAGGAACAGCCCAGAGTTATGTTAATCTGGAAGGCTATCTTCCGGGTAAAGAGGTAGTCATCCTGGGCTCAGGAGATATTGGTCTCATTATGGCGAGAAGATTAACGCTTGAAGGTGTCAATGTGAAAGGGGTCATCGAATTAATGCCCTATTCAACAGGACTCATAAGAAACAAAGTGCAATGTCTTGATGATTTTGATATTCCCCTGTTATTGAGCCATTCGATTACTGAAGTGCATGGAAATGAAAGACTGGAAGGTGTTACAATTGCCGAAGTTGACAAAAGCTTCAAACCGATTGAAGGCACTGAACAATATGTGAGCTGCGATACCTTGCTGTTATCGGTTGGCTTGATTCCAGAAAATGAATTATCCAATAATCTGGGATGTGAAATGGATAAGGTGACACGGGGACCGGTGGTGAATGAAAAACGGATTACCAATATCCCATGGGTATTTGCTTGTGGAAATGTTCTGCACGTTCACGATTTAGTTGACAATGTTACGGAAGAAGCTGAAATTGCCGGAAAAGCCGCCGCCGCTTTTATTAACAATAAAAAGAATGAAGTAGAAAAGGAAGTCATCATCACCCATGATAATAATATTGGGTATGTTGTTCCTCAACACATTGATGCATTAAACAACCAGGAGCAGACGATTAAGTTTTTTCTTAGAGTGAGGAATTCAGATGAGGATGTTCGATTAATTGTCAAAGATAATTTTAATAAAACGTTACTTAATCTTAAAAAGACAATCGTTGAGCCTGGTACCATGGTAACATTTAATTTACCAAGAGAGTTTGTGACTAAGGATACTTCATCAATTGATATTTCAATTTCCAAGGAACAAGCGCAATAA
- a CDS encoding DUF1667 domain-containing protein, with protein MAVKKFICIGCPKGCSLKVEHTEKTIHEISDYSCKIGLKYAQTEFTEPKRTITTTVKLKSGDLPFVPVKTKKPVNKEKIFEVMNVISGLEIESPVRVGDVVVSNIAGTGVDLVCTRNIKNVAVR; from the coding sequence ATGGCCGTAAAGAAATTTATATGCATTGGATGTCCGAAAGGGTGTAGTCTGAAAGTTGAGCATACCGAAAAAACCATACATGAAATCAGTGATTACAGTTGTAAAATAGGATTGAAATATGCGCAAACGGAGTTCACTGAACCCAAGAGAACGATAACAACCACCGTAAAATTGAAATCAGGTGATTTGCCTTTTGTGCCGGTTAAAACAAAAAAACCGGTTAATAAGGAAAAAATATTTGAAGTGATGAATGTGATTAGTGGATTGGAAATTGAATCACCCGTCAGAGTCGGAGATGTTGTCGTATCAAACATTGCCGGAACCGGGGTCGATCTGGTTTGTACTCGTAACATAAAAAATGTAGCTGTTCGATAG
- a CDS encoding class II fructose-bisphosphate aldolase — MSYVNMEAILEHARKNHYAVGAFNIVNYLTAKAAIEAAEELNQNIIIQTSVKTVKAFGIVEMMGFLKPIAENAQVKVAIHLDHSTDVEFTKACIDGGWSSVMYDGSQLPLVDNIKNTKEIVAYAKPKNVTVEGELGAIVGVEDDIVVKEGDHAHAKPADCRIYLKETGVDAFAPAIGTAHGVYKGEIKIDYDLFEDINEFSLCPLVLHGGTGLSDEMFHRLISLGASKVNISTAIKIAYCQGMAAFSKENPAQNDPLKLDAFTKQEVKKVVTEHIRFFSRID; from the coding sequence ATGAGTTATGTCAACATGGAAGCGATTCTTGAGCATGCTCGAAAAAACCATTATGCAGTTGGTGCCTTTAACATCGTGAATTATCTGACTGCAAAGGCGGCAATTGAAGCGGCCGAGGAACTAAATCAAAATATTATCATTCAGACCTCGGTTAAAACAGTAAAGGCTTTTGGTATTGTTGAAATGATGGGTTTTTTAAAACCGATCGCTGAAAATGCTCAGGTAAAGGTTGCGATTCATCTTGATCATTCCACCGATGTAGAGTTTACAAAAGCCTGTATTGACGGCGGCTGGTCTTCCGTGATGTACGATGGTTCGCAATTGCCACTGGTAGACAATATCAAAAATACCAAAGAAATTGTGGCCTATGCCAAGCCAAAAAATGTGACGGTTGAAGGCGAATTAGGTGCCATTGTCGGCGTTGAAGATGACATTGTCGTAAAAGAAGGTGATCATGCTCATGCTAAACCAGCAGATTGTCGCATCTATTTGAAAGAAACGGGAGTTGATGCGTTTGCGCCGGCAATCGGAACAGCACACGGAGTTTATAAAGGTGAAATTAAAATCGATTATGATCTTTTTGAAGATATCAATGAATTTTCACTGTGTCCGTTGGTTCTCCATGGTGGAACCGGGCTGAGTGACGAAATGTTTCATCGGCTGATCAGCCTGGGTGCATCAAAGGTGAATATTTCAACAGCGATAAAAATTGCCTATTGTCAGGGAATGGCTGCTTTCAGTAAAGAAAATCCAGCCCAAAATGATCCGCTGAAATTGGATGCCTTCACCAAACAAGAAGTTAAAAAAGTTGTGACCGAGCATATCCGCTTTTTTAGTCGGATCGATTAG
- a CDS encoding PHP domain-containing protein, with amino-acid sequence MMTTQPNYIVDLHSHTTRSDGGDTPQEFISNAAALGMKVIVFTDHDVLPPDQIEVNGVMVDPVLYARKKGMKLIPGIEFSCETQVEDVHIVVLGCDYSNPKIIEMYQKIVKSKIFSYQKLLGKLADNGYDITWDEVLNYDDIPRKPEDVQKKIIFNLMAEKGYTKTWSEAKLLIRNNPDFSVKREKPDPADIINIAHESSGIAILAHPYLIDETVTTNEGTMTRAEYIDKLIDLDLDGIEASYTYDKTTYNGPYTKEEIIAKVKSDYQDRVRIISGGSDYHADYKKTDKNIRNIGECGVTLEYFNSNELLKNL; translated from the coding sequence ATGATGACAACACAACCAAATTACATTGTTGATTTACATAGTCATACCACCCGGTCTGATGGGGGGGACACACCGCAGGAATTTATTTCCAATGCGGCCGCTTTAGGAATGAAAGTGATTGTATTTACTGATCATGATGTTCTGCCGCCTGATCAAATCGAAGTAAATGGGGTGATGGTGGATCCTGTTCTTTATGCCAGGAAAAAAGGGATGAAACTGATACCGGGAATTGAATTTTCCTGTGAAACACAGGTAGAAGATGTCCACATTGTTGTGCTAGGGTGCGATTATTCCAATCCTAAAATAATCGAAATGTATCAGAAAATTGTAAAAAGTAAGATATTTTCCTATCAAAAGTTATTAGGCAAACTGGCTGACAATGGCTATGATATAACCTGGGATGAAGTGTTGAATTATGATGATATTCCGAGAAAACCCGAGGACGTGCAGAAAAAAATAATTTTCAACCTGATGGCAGAAAAAGGTTATACAAAAACCTGGAGTGAGGCAAAATTATTGATCAGAAATAACCCGGACTTCAGTGTCAAACGAGAAAAACCAGACCCCGCTGACATCATTAACATTGCCCATGAAAGTAGTGGAATTGCCATTTTGGCACATCCTTATCTGATTGATGAAACCGTTACGACCAATGAGGGTACAATGACCAGAGCGGAGTATATTGATAAATTGATTGATCTGGATCTCGACGGAATTGAGGCAAGCTATACCTATGATAAGACCACTTATAATGGACCGTATACGAAGGAGGAAATCATTGCCAAGGTCAAATCAGATTACCAGGATCGAGTGAGAATTATTTCTGGCGGTTCTGATTATCATGCGGACTATAAAAAGACCGATAAAAATATCAGAAACATTGGCGAGTGTGGCGTAACCCTGGAGTATTTTAACAGCAATGAGCTTTTAAAAAATCTTTAA
- a CDS encoding HAD family hydrolase: MIIKNKEPYAYSYLIFDLDGTLVDSCPDIIETIKYIIDRYGFDQKEDAFIRSCIGGGARNVLIKSLGEDKETLIDHEILPLFVEYYTENCDKKTFAYDGVLEVLEYYKQKGKSLSVATFKIRRATEKILKTLKLYDYFDILVTADDVKNPKPHPDCINAILAYYNCSKTQAILVGDTKTDYLTGTNAGIDVCGVTFGYGAPEVVRSLNPTYVIDRMEELKKAVL, translated from the coding sequence ATGATAATAAAAAACAAGGAACCCTATGCGTATTCGTATCTTATTTTTGATTTGGATGGAACTCTGGTAGATTCGTGTCCAGATATTATTGAGACGATTAAGTATATTATTGATCGTTATGGCTTTGATCAGAAAGAGGATGCATTTATTCGGAGTTGTATTGGCGGGGGAGCAAGAAACGTCCTCATCAAATCTCTTGGTGAGGACAAAGAAACCCTCATTGATCACGAAATACTGCCACTGTTTGTTGAGTATTACACCGAGAATTGTGATAAAAAAACCTTTGCATATGATGGCGTACTAGAGGTTCTGGAGTATTATAAACAGAAGGGAAAATCACTGTCAGTGGCTACTTTTAAAATACGAAGGGCAACTGAAAAAATTTTAAAAACACTAAAATTATATGATTACTTTGATATTCTGGTGACAGCCGATGACGTTAAAAACCCCAAACCTCATCCTGATTGTATTAATGCGATTCTCGCGTATTATAATTGCAGCAAGACCCAAGCGATTCTCGTTGGGGATACCAAAACCGATTATCTCACTGGAACAAATGCAGGCATTGATGTGTGTGGAGTTACATTTGGATATGGTGCTCCGGAGGTCGTCAGATCATTAAATCCAACCTATGTTATTGATCGTATGGAAGAGCTTAAAAAAGCTGTTTTATAG
- the deoC gene encoding deoxyribose-phosphate aldolase, translating to MVDLSKMDKKALGKCFDHSVLPKNTTEAEIRSGCREAVAYNCAAFYSATPYWTPVVVDELKGTDIHIGTGLDFPFGASSSIIKAFETEYAVKAGCTVLDLVMNVGALKDKRYDVIKGELMDFKTAAQGRITKTIIETCFLSDEEIATACKLIAEVGIDYAKTSTGQFEGPSMEQFLVMKKTLSETEVKLKVAGVKFPRPQNAYVFILAGADLIGTRAAVAIIDAFEQMREIGLVSKYKD from the coding sequence ATGGTTGATTTATCAAAAATGGATAAAAAAGCCCTGGGAAAATGTTTTGATCATTCGGTGCTGCCAAAAAATACCACCGAAGCTGAAATTCGATCCGGTTGTCGCGAGGCGGTCGCCTATAATTGTGCGGCATTCTATTCCGCAACACCCTATTGGACACCAGTGGTGGTGGACGAACTAAAAGGTACCGACATCCACATTGGAACTGGTCTGGATTTCCCCTTTGGAGCATCATCATCGATTATTAAAGCATTCGAAACAGAGTACGCAGTAAAAGCCGGATGTACCGTTTTAGACCTTGTGATGAATGTCGGGGCGTTAAAAGACAAAAGATATGATGTGATCAAGGGCGAGTTGATGGATTTTAAAACCGCAGCGCAGGGACGAATCACCAAAACCATTATTGAAACCTGTTTTTTGAGTGACGAGGAAATTGCGACAGCTTGTAAACTGATTGCAGAAGTGGGCATTGATTACGCCAAAACATCAACTGGTCAATTTGAAGGGCCAAGTATGGAACAGTTTTTAGTGATGAAAAAGACATTATCTGAAACGGAGGTCAAGCTCAAGGTGGCAGGGGTTAAATTCCCCCGGCCGCAAAATGCTTACGTATTCATTCTGGCAGGCGCCGATCTGATCGGCACACGTGCGGCAGTCGCAATTATCGATGCGTTTGAACAAATGCGTGAGATTGGACTGGTTTCCAAATACAAAGACTGA
- a CDS encoding FGGY-family carbohydrate kinase: MGKYLIGIDVGTTGTKAMILDKDGKIYGKGYGEYPCNYPNPNWVEQDVDLLVEETYKACKQAVTSSGLDPQEIAAVGFSCQRATFALVDKNNEPIDNIFYGWQDNRGADILEEAMGIIDPDTFFKSTGMPMAPTFTFIKLLWLMKKRPELYEKTKYVAMMPEYIQYCFGADDFYCEVTNACTSGYLNPNTMDWADNIINAFGIDKAKLPKLVKPGDIVGKVTPKTAEKTGLAVGTLLVAGSGDQQCAAIGAGVIEDGYASLTLGTAGLLVVGTKNLVLDDVPGVMATSSASLGLFNLEGIQLGAASSYRWARDELAEIEVAFGKKTGMDPYEVMDYHIIKSPVGSKGIVFMPFLTGSGYPYWNPEAKGIFAGITFAHSKSDMIRSVMEGITLESKDMYETMKKSGVILKQLAITGGATKSAAWRQIIADMFGVPIRKLEIPDATIVGAAVIAGVGAGWFKDVTEGVISMVRYLETIEPITENVKKYNEIYDIYKNLYVALNENGLYTQFAKLK; this comes from the coding sequence ATGGGCAAATATTTAATCGGTATTGATGTGGGAACAACTGGTACAAAAGCGATGATTCTTGATAAAGACGGCAAAATCTATGGCAAAGGATATGGCGAGTACCCATGTAACTATCCGAATCCCAATTGGGTTGAGCAGGATGTGGATTTGTTGGTCGAGGAAACCTACAAAGCATGTAAACAAGCAGTCACATCATCAGGACTTGATCCGCAGGAAATTGCGGCGGTTGGATTTTCCTGCCAACGGGCAACTTTTGCGCTGGTAGATAAAAATAATGAACCCATCGATAATATTTTTTATGGTTGGCAGGATAACCGGGGAGCAGATATCCTTGAAGAAGCGATGGGCATTATTGATCCGGATACATTCTTTAAAAGCACTGGTATGCCGATGGCGCCAACCTTCACTTTTATCAAACTGTTGTGGTTAATGAAAAAAAGACCAGAACTGTATGAAAAAACGAAATACGTGGCAATGATGCCGGAATACATTCAATATTGCTTTGGTGCGGATGATTTTTATTGTGAGGTGACCAATGCCTGTACATCGGGGTATCTTAATCCCAACACAATGGATTGGGCGGACAATATTATTAATGCTTTTGGCATTGATAAGGCAAAGTTGCCAAAATTAGTGAAGCCAGGTGATATTGTTGGAAAAGTGACACCAAAAACGGCAGAGAAAACGGGACTGGCTGTCGGGACTCTCTTAGTTGCGGGAAGTGGCGATCAGCAATGTGCCGCCATTGGTGCCGGCGTTATTGAAGATGGTTATGCATCTTTAACGCTGGGGACAGCAGGTCTTCTGGTTGTTGGCACAAAAAATCTGGTATTAGACGATGTACCGGGGGTTATGGCAACCTCATCGGCATCATTAGGATTATTCAATCTTGAGGGGATACAACTGGGTGCCGCCAGCAGTTATCGATGGGCAAGGGATGAGTTAGCTGAAATCGAAGTAGCATTCGGGAAAAAGACCGGAATGGATCCCTATGAAGTGATGGATTACCATATTATAAAAAGTCCGGTAGGGTCGAAGGGGATTGTCTTCATGCCATTTTTGACCGGGTCAGGTTATCCGTATTGGAACCCTGAAGCAAAGGGTATCTTTGCCGGTATTACTTTTGCCCATTCCAAGAGTGATATGATTCGTTCGGTTATGGAAGGGATCACACTGGAAAGCAAGGATATGTATGAAACCATGAAAAAATCCGGCGTGATTTTGAAACAACTAGCTATAACAGGCGGAGCTACAAAATCCGCAGCATGGCGTCAGATCATTGCTGATATGTTTGGCGTTCCCATTCGTAAACTGGAAATACCTGACGCAACCATCGTTGGAGCGGCGGTTATCGCAGGTGTCGGCGCGGGGTGGTTTAAAGATGTCACAGAAGGAGTCATTTCAATGGTTCGTTATCTGGAAACGATTGAACCGATAACTGAAAATGTTAAAAAATATAACGAAATTTATGACATTTACAAAAATCTGTATGTCGCATTAAATGAAAATGGCTTATATACACAATTTGCCAAATTAAAATAA
- a CDS encoding GntR family transcriptional regulator translates to MEGSIDMYKIKRENPKPLYIQLEELIRNNIEEGIWRPNTAIPSESEMNRLYGVSRMTIRSACSQLVQDGVLYRVPGKGTFVAEPKIMAESLAYMGFREQLERMGYEITTELLNVTEKEASLSVAKRLQCPQGSPILEIERLRFLKGEPISLHYSRIPYDLCKNLSDRALEEEQLCVLLEKEYNLKPSRVMETFESVTASEKESKLLKVPQGYPLLVLEDILYDKDDKPFEYSKVVFRGDKIKLKYEYRN, encoded by the coding sequence ATGGAAGGAAGTATTGATATGTACAAAATTAAGCGAGAAAACCCGAAACCATTGTACATACAATTGGAAGAGTTAATTCGTAATAATATCGAAGAAGGTATTTGGAGGCCGAACACAGCCATACCATCTGAGAGTGAAATGAATCGGTTGTATGGGGTTAGCCGCATGACAATCCGTTCAGCGTGTTCTCAATTGGTGCAGGATGGTGTTCTCTATCGCGTTCCTGGTAAGGGTACCTTTGTGGCAGAACCCAAGATAATGGCGGAATCTTTGGCATATATGGGCTTTAGAGAGCAATTGGAGAGAATGGGGTATGAAATTACCACAGAGCTTTTAAATGTTACCGAAAAAGAAGCCTCGTTGAGTGTTGCAAAGCGTCTGCAATGTCCGCAGGGGTCTCCAATACTGGAAATTGAGCGGTTGCGTTTTCTAAAAGGTGAGCCCATCAGCCTTCATTATTCACGGATTCCTTATGATTTGTGTAAGAATCTAAGTGATCGTGCACTTGAAGAAGAACAGCTTTGTGTGCTTCTTGAAAAAGAGTATAATTTAAAACCCAGCCGGGTCATGGAAACTTTTGAGTCGGTTACGGCCTCGGAAAAAGAGAGTAAACTTTTAAAAGTTCCGCAAGGATACCCCTTGCTTGTTTTAGAGGATATTCTTTATGATAAGGATGATAAGCCTTTTGAGTACTCAAAAGTAGTTTTTCGTGGCGATAAAATTAAATTAAAGTATGAATACCGTAATTAA
- a CDS encoding DHHW family protein, with translation MRKKDNHREHDQYAHSLFYKKYINLLGLLFIGILAFFSLASLILPDTKLSENENRILTQWPRFSVDSIIDGRYMKKMQKYTADQLVGRNFWIHTKTSTDRLIGKNSSNGVYFGKNATLIENFDPLSADTVAQTQTALNQFAEKHSDLNHFFMLVPNAISVTADKLPAYAPVLNQSDYINSFTAGLQEHFSVLDPSPILAEHQDQLLYYKTDHHWTTLGAWLSFQGVADTMGIKADPDAYIVYPVTHSFSGALASKSGYLTSSSDTIEVYIPKSDDDYSVVSYVEEQKKAASLYDSEQLKENDKYAVFLAGNHPIIKIKNPVLNEKNLLIIKDSYANAFIPFLTPFYSEITVVDPRYYYDSIDDLIADAQITDVLYLFNANSFFRDTSLEPVLNDE, from the coding sequence ATGCGAAAAAAAGATAACCATCGTGAACATGATCAATATGCTCATTCTTTATTTTATAAAAAATATATTAATTTATTGGGGCTGCTCTTTATCGGGATCCTTGCCTTTTTCTCCCTGGCCTCACTGATCCTGCCCGATACCAAACTGTCTGAAAATGAAAACCGGATTTTAACCCAATGGCCCCGTTTTTCTGTGGACAGCATCATCGATGGCCGCTATATGAAAAAAATGCAAAAGTACACGGCCGACCAATTAGTCGGGCGAAATTTCTGGATTCATACCAAAACCAGTACCGATCGCCTGATCGGAAAAAATAGCTCCAATGGGGTTTATTTCGGCAAAAACGCCACCCTGATCGAAAACTTTGATCCTTTATCTGCTGACACTGTGGCGCAGACTCAAACTGCATTAAACCAGTTTGCTGAAAAGCACTCCGATCTAAACCACTTCTTTATGCTGGTTCCCAATGCAATTAGTGTCACCGCTGATAAACTGCCAGCCTATGCTCCGGTACTAAATCAAAGCGACTATATCAATAGCTTTACTGCCGGCTTGCAGGAACACTTCAGCGTTCTTGATCCCAGTCCGATTTTAGCAGAACATCAGGACCAACTTTTGTATTATAAAACCGACCATCACTGGACCACTTTAGGTGCCTGGCTTTCTTTTCAGGGAGTCGCCGATACCATGGGTATTAAAGCAGACCCTGATGCCTATATCGTTTATCCTGTTACCCACTCATTTTCTGGTGCCCTGGCTTCTAAAAGTGGCTATTTGACGTCTTCCTCCGATACCATTGAGGTCTATATTCCTAAAAGCGACGATGACTATTCGGTGGTAAGCTATGTGGAAGAACAAAAAAAAGCCGCTTCCCTTTATGACAGCGAACAATTAAAGGAGAATGACAAATATGCCGTTTTTCTGGCTGGTAATCATCCCATTATAAAAATTAAAAATCCGGTGCTGAATGAAAAAAATCTGCTGATTATCAAGGATTCGTATGCCAATGCTTTTATTCCCTTCTTAACCCCTTTTTACAGTGAGATCACCGTCGTTGATCCCCGTTACTACTATGATAGTATTGATGATCTCATCGCTGATGCTCAGATCACTGATGTACTCTATCTCTTTAATGCGAACTCCTTTTTCCGGGATACCAGTTTGGAACCGGTACTAAACGACGAGTAA
- a CDS encoding MBOAT family protein has protein sequence MVFSSILFIFAFLPIALGLYTIIPKQGKNLILLLISLFFYAWGEPIYVFLMLFTITFDFGMGLLMDKKPHLVRKQIFIFTLIVNLSILFFFKYWGFLLSIINQIFGLGIPYTPLPLPIGISFYTFQILSYVIDIYLKKVPVQKNIISFGLYVTMFPQLIAGPIVRYKDIDDQLTERVINQEKFGIGVERFIQGLGKKVLLANNIGYVWTLISAINVGELSVLTAWIGIIAFTFQIYFDFSGYSDMAIGLGKMFGFEFLENFNYPYISRSVSEFWRRWHISLGTWFREYLYIPLGGNRVPIPRLFLNLCIVWLLTGLWHGANWNFVVWGGYYGLILFAEKVFLSALLEKLPRFIQHSYTLILVIIGWVFFASPDMGFALSYLQVMFFTAGASLVDSTGLYYLTTSLILLLVCGICCTPFVHQRYNKLIHQEKKWVIPFGLGLNSVIMFLSIAYLVTETYNPFLYFRF, from the coding sequence ATGGTTTTTAGCAGTATTTTGTTTATCTTTGCTTTTCTTCCCATTGCATTGGGTCTGTATACCATTATCCCGAAACAGGGGAAAAATTTAATCTTGCTTCTGATCAGTCTATTTTTTTATGCCTGGGGAGAACCGATTTATGTTTTCTTAATGCTTTTTACCATCACCTTCGACTTTGGCATGGGATTACTGATGGACAAAAAGCCCCATTTAGTCCGGAAGCAAATTTTTATTTTTACTCTCATCGTGAATTTAAGCATTTTATTCTTTTTTAAATACTGGGGGTTTTTACTGAGTATCATTAACCAGATCTTTGGTCTGGGGATTCCCTACACGCCCTTACCCTTACCGATCGGGATTTCATTTTATACCTTTCAGATTCTCTCCTATGTCATTGATATCTATCTGAAAAAGGTTCCGGTCCAAAAAAACATCATTTCCTTTGGCTTGTATGTCACCATGTTTCCGCAGCTGATCGCCGGACCGATTGTTCGCTATAAGGATATCGACGATCAGCTAACCGAGCGGGTGATCAATCAGGAAAAATTCGGAATCGGAGTGGAACGTTTTATCCAGGGTCTCGGCAAAAAAGTTCTGCTGGCCAACAATATCGGCTATGTCTGGACCCTTATTTCAGCCATAAATGTGGGTGAACTGTCAGTACTTACCGCCTGGATCGGAATTATCGCCTTTACCTTTCAAATCTATTTCGACTTTAGTGGTTATTCGGATATGGCCATTGGTTTGGGGAAAATGTTTGGTTTTGAATTTCTCGAAAACTTTAATTATCCCTATATCTCCCGAAGTGTATCCGAATTCTGGCGACGCTGGCACATTTCACTGGGAACCTGGTTTCGTGAATACCTTTATATCCCTCTGGGTGGTAACCGTGTTCCCATCCCCCGGCTCTTTTTAAACCTCTGTATTGTCTGGTTGTTAACAGGCCTCTGGCATGGTGCCAACTGGAATTTTGTCGTCTGGGGTGGCTATTATGGGCTGATCCTTTTTGCTGAAAAAGTATTCTTAAGCGCACTGCTGGAAAAACTGCCAAGATTTATTCAGCACAGTTACACCCTGATTCTGGTTATAATCGGCTGGGTTTTCTTTGCCAGTCCGGACATGGGTTTTGCCCTGTCTTACCTGCAGGTTATGTTTTTTACTGCCGGTGCGTCTCTGGTTGATTCAACCGGCCTCTATTACCTAACCACCAGTCTTATTTTATTACTTGTATGCGGCATCTGCTGTACCCCGTTTGTTCATCAACGCTATAACAAACTGATTCACCAGGAAAAAAAATGGGTGATCCCTTTTGGACTGGGACTTAACAGCGTGATTATGTTTTTATCCATTGCTTATTTAGTAACAGAAACATATAATCCTTTTTTATATTTTAGATTTTAG
- a CDS encoding DUF4358 domain-containing protein: protein MKKIFVLLSVLILALLSFGCHSAEQAPLSQVEADLLAASQNLSGMEKGDGKTLKRYYGLNMSDYQEVLIYVPANYMDVSEILVIKASDSAQLDLIEGAVDVRNAMQLESFGGYGPKQVELLENHEFKIVGNTLFYCVSPEASTLKDTFVKSIKNNP from the coding sequence ATGAAAAAAATTTTTGTACTTCTATCCGTTCTAATACTTGCGTTACTCTCTTTTGGCTGTCATTCTGCCGAGCAGGCACCTTTATCCCAGGTGGAAGCCGATCTGCTCGCCGCTTCCCAAAACCTTAGCGGGATGGAAAAGGGGGATGGAAAAACATTGAAACGCTATTACGGACTCAATATGAGTGACTATCAGGAAGTTTTAATTTACGTCCCGGCCAATTATATGGATGTATCCGAAATCCTTGTGATTAAAGCCTCAGATTCCGCCCAATTGGATCTGATCGAAGGGGCCGTTGATGTCCGCAACGCCATGCAACTGGAGAGCTTTGGCGGATACGGACCGAAGCAGGTGGAGCTACTTGAAAATCATGAGTTTAAAATTGTGGGAAACACGCTTTTTTATTGTGTATCACCTGAAGCGTCCACATTAAAAGATACCTTTGTCAAAAGCATTAAGAATAATCCCTAA
- a CDS encoding GDSL-type esterase/lipase family protein has protein sequence MFFFELGLNDISHPDSTLDAYILSYEKLIDSIRLQLPNTQIYVCSIFPVTDEALKENPELSQIETYNAALVEMAARKNIHYINTYPLLKNNPQYHEQDGIHVIREFYPLWLDTLVDNSNLKNLL, from the coding sequence ATGTTTTTTTTTGAGTTAGGTCTCAATGACATCAGTCATCCCGATAGTACCCTGGACGCCTATATCCTTTCTTATGAGAAACTTATCGATTCGATCAGGTTGCAATTACCGAATACCCAAATCTATGTTTGCAGTATCTTTCCAGTTACCGATGAAGCCCTCAAAGAAAACCCCGAGCTCAGTCAAATTGAAACATATAATGCTGCGTTAGTGGAAATGGCTGCCCGAAAAAATATCCATTATATCAATACCTACCCGCTTTTGAAAAACAACCCACAGTACCATGAACAAGACGGCATCCATGTGATCCGTGAGTTCTACCCACTATGGTTGGACACGCTTGTGGATAACAGCAATTTAAAAAATTTATTATAG